Genomic window (Paenibacillus sp. 37):
CTGTATAACCGGCTTAAGAATGATGCTTCGTTTGATATGGTGCCACGTACGTTCATCTTTGGTGCCAAGGCAGCGCCGAGTTATTATTTTGCCAAGAAAATTATTAAGCTGATCAACACCGTGGCTGACACAGTGAATCGGGATGCGGCCGTAAATGACCGCTTGAAGGTATTTTTCCTCGAAAATTATTCCGTCTCTCTCGCAGAGAAGATCATTCCCGCTGCGGATGTTAGTGAACAGATCTCAACCGCAGGCAAGGAAGCTTCCGGTACGGGCAACATGAAGTTTATGATGAACGGTGCTTTAACGATTGGCACGATGGATGGAGCCAACGTGGAGATGGCGGAGCAGGTTGGGGAAGAAAATATGTTCATCTACGGTCTGCGTGCAGACGAAGTGCTTGAGTATTATCGTTCGGGCAGCTATCGTCCGAATGAGATTGTGCAGCACGATGAACGCATTCGCGAGGTCGTGGAGCAATTAGTGCATCCAGGTGCATTCTGTTATCGTGATGGGGAGTTCTGGGATATTTATGACTCCTTGCTGGCCCATGGTGACGAATATTTTGTATTGCGTGATTTTGCTGCTTATGCTGACGCGCATGCTGCGATTGACCAGGCGTATCGGGATATTCCGGGCTGGACCCGGAAAGCGATATTAAACACGGCTCATTCCGGCATATTCTCAAGTGATCGTACCATTAGTGAGTATGCGACAGATATCTGGGGTATTCACCCCGTGTCCGGGAACTGGAAAGGGTAAGAATAGATTGTTAAACAAACAAGTCCCCTTGTTCACAAGAGCCATCTCTGCTGGTAAATCAACCAGCGTAGAGAGCATCTCCTTGTAGAACAAGGGGATTTTGGCATACAGTGTTTCATAGTATCATTCAACTTGAAGAGAACCGCAACTCGCGTATCTTTCATCATACAAGTTCGCACACAAAATCAAAAAAAAGATCTGGATCTCAGTCATACTACATAAGAAGTCGTTTGATATTTTGAATTAGATAGGGGAGCCGTCACTATGGATCATTACACACAAATTCAGCTTGCTATTGAGTATTTGGAGCAGCATTTGCAAGATGATTTTAATATCAGAGAGACGTCCGCTGCTGCGAACTTTTCGGCGTTTCATTTTCAGCGTTTATTCCAGGCGATCACCGGATTTACGGTACTTGAATATGTGCGCAGACGAAGATTAACGGAAGCTGCAGGGATGCTGCGGGGCACATCGGAAGGCATATTGGACATTGCGATGAGCTTTGGCTATCAATCCCAGGAGGCCTTCACCCGTGCATTTTCAACCTACTTTGGAATGACACCCGCGAAGCTGCGTAAGCTGGAAGCGGAGCAGTTGTCTCTTTTGAAGATGCAACAGAGCATTGATTTTAATGATTATCGAACTTCACTTGGTGGAACATTCCACATGAACACACCCCGTCTGGTCACATTGGCACCGAACTGGATCATCGGCTATGAATATAAGACCAACCTGAATGACAATCAGCATTATGCTGAAATACCCGGATTTTATCACGATTTTGGCATGGAACAAAAATTCATGGCAATCCCGGAGAGGACACGCCCTGATATGGCTTATGGTGTGGCCTGTCATTTTGAAGAGGATGGAGCATTTTCTTTTATTGTGGGTGAAGAAAGCAGTGGAGCATCCCAGGTACTTGAACCCGGTTTTACTTCGATTGAAATTCCGGGCGGCTTGTATGCAGAGTTCACCGTGGAAGGCTCCGGGCAGGATATTCGGAAAATGATCTATGGCAGTTGGTTGCCTCAGTCGAACTATGAACGTAGGGAAGGGCCGGACTTTGAAGTGACGGATGTCTGGAAATCGACCCCTGAACAACTGGACATGAAGATCTATATCCCGTTAAAATAGACCTTACCGCTTCGCGGAAATCAAGGTCGGAGGACGGATGGATGAGCGAAAAGTCGTGGCTCCACTCCAAGTGGATGCTGACCATTGTTGCTTGCATGGCAGCGCTCTATATACTGATTATGGGCATTTTACTGTTTGTCAGTGGACGAACACCTAGCATGTATTATCAATATAATCTCGTACCCTTCGAGACGATTCGTCCACTTCTTATGGAGAGGGAGAGGTACAATACAGATACCTGGGTCAAAAATTTGTTTGGAAATATCGTATTGTTCATTCCGCTGGGCATCTGGATCCCATGGTTGTTTCGGAGGTGCCGCACATTCCTGACATTTACATCTACAGTTGTTTTGCTTCTGCTGGGGGTCGAGGTCACACAATTGATTACACGTGTAGGTTCGTTTGATGTGGATGACATTATTCTGAACATGATCGGTGCCTGGATAGGTTACGCCGGATATAAGTTAGTCTTATGTTCACAAAAAAGGACTCGGAATTGAACCGCAGATCGCGGTCCATGACCGGGTCTTTTTTGCATAAGAACCCTTTCTAATGTTTACAAGGGAATCATTTCGGATAAAACATATTAACGGCTTAATATAGTGAACAGAGATTATATATAAATTGAACTAAACATTTACACGAAACGGAGAGGACAGAAATAACCTGAAGAAGCAATCAGCGTTCGCCTTTATACCCGGATTTTCCCCTTATAAGGGGAATTCATAAAATCTGGGGATAACAGCGGTCGGAAGGTTATTCTGTCATCGGAGTATCCAGTATAAATATGCTTTAGTTCAATTTATATATTGGATAAAGATGAGAGCGAGGTGGGCGATATCGTTTGGTGGAAAGAGAGTGTGGTATACCAGATTTACCCGAGCAGCTTTAAAGATTCGGACGGGGATGGATATGGCGACTTGCAGGGAATCTATGAGAAGCTCGATTATTTGGAGAATTTGGGCGTAGATGTGATTTGGCTCTGTCCCATTTATGATTCACCAGGACATGATAACGGATATGATATCCGGGATTACTACGGCATTTTACGCAAGTATGGCACGATGGAGGATTTTGATCGATTATTGGCAGAGGCCCACAAGCGTGGTCTCAAGATCATGATGGACCTGGTGCTGAATCATACGTCGGATGAACATGCGTGGTTTGCTGAATCGCGTTCATCAAAGATGAATCCGAAACGGGATTATTATATTTGGCGTTCAGGCAAAAATGGGCAGGTGCCGAATAATTGGGAGTCCTATTTTGGGGGTTCGGTGTGGAAGCATGAT
Coding sequences:
- a CDS encoding effector binding domain-containing protein produces the protein MDHYTQIQLAIEYLEQHLQDDFNIRETSAAANFSAFHFQRLFQAITGFTVLEYVRRRRLTEAAGMLRGTSEGILDIAMSFGYQSQEAFTRAFSTYFGMTPAKLRKLEAEQLSLLKMQQSIDFNDYRTSLGGTFHMNTPRLVTLAPNWIIGYEYKTNLNDNQHYAEIPGFYHDFGMEQKFMAIPERTRPDMAYGVACHFEEDGAFSFIVGEESSGASQVLEPGFTSIEIPGGLYAEFTVEGSGQDIRKMIYGSWLPQSNYERREGPDFEVTDVWKSTPEQLDMKIYIPLK
- a CDS encoding VanZ family protein, producing the protein MSEKSWLHSKWMLTIVACMAALYILIMGILLFVSGRTPSMYYQYNLVPFETIRPLLMERERYNTDTWVKNLFGNIVLFIPLGIWIPWLFRRCRTFLTFTSTVVLLLLGVEVTQLITRVGSFDVDDIILNMIGAWIGYAGYKLVLCSQKRTRN